The Triticum urartu cultivar G1812 chromosome 5, Tu2.1, whole genome shotgun sequence genome contains the following window.
TTTGTAAGGCAAAAACCAAAAGGCGGCATGCCTGCATGAGCATCCAAACCTAAACTTTAAGTACACTGAAAACAGTTCATCAAAGCATGATGACACTGGTATATAGTTGTATATAGTACTCCATCAGTGTACATTGAACCTACATGTGCAATTGTGCATATTGAACCTACAACTTTAACCTAAACTTTAACCATCAGTGTAATATTGATGACACTGCATCTGCATATTGAACCTACAACTTTAACCTAAACTCTGGAGTATTATACATACTGCTAGCACTAATATATACAGTTGTAGGTTCAGGTATTAATGGTGAAGAGTAGCTGGAAACAGATACTGATTTCTTGTGGAAAATACATAATGTAAGATGAGGTGACAATTTGATAGTTTAAAATCAATACATAGCGCGAAAACAGGAATGAACTGCAGAAATTAGCTTGGCATCTGGCATATCACTAGCTTGCTTCAATCACCAACTTTCCAAAGTATAATTAAACTACATAAAAGACCTGTCAATACATCTTCAAGCTAAAACTTCCACATTAGCACCAGAAAGAAAATAACCCATGAGTTTGTTGCTTCCGAACAAAAAGCAGTCACTGCAAACAGCTAATCTTGCTGTACTGAGGTAGAATAGTATAACGAAATCTCCACAGAAGATCTTACCAGATAGAAGTCTTGACTCTCGTAAAATATTTGAAGCATTTGCTCCCGCTTCTCCTCCAAGGAAAGGCCCCTCTTCTTAGACTAAGCACGGTACGGAAAATAATCAGCTAAACATCATCCATTTATTTATTTACAGCATATAAAGATGCTTGCAGATATAAGAAAAGGTCAGCGCAATTCCAAATTTGTCGTAGGAAATGTAGTCCCAACACAGCCCCATGGCACTGTAAACCCCAACTGCACCCAGCAGCATACCCAGTGACCCACAAGCAACTGACAGTCTGAGATTTGCCGTGGCAGCACGTATGCTACGCTAAACTGAATTATATGGCTGTAAGCTGCAAAATGCACCTTAAATACGATGGCCGGCAGCGTGATAACGGAAAACCTAGTGTCGGAAGGAAGATTCACAGTCCGAAATGTACCAACTTCTCCAATCTAAGACTCCTCAGTGTACAACCCAACTACCTCGCGCGCAAGAGGGAACTTCGCTTCCAGTTCAGCCGATTCACGGACCGAGCGGCTGCCCCGACCAAATTCGGCGGCGACTGGCGCGCGAGGCTGAAGGAAGGAGGCGGGAGGAAAAGGAACTCACCATGGCAAGCTATGGAGCACCGCCGAGCCGGTTGAGAGGGAGGGCGGGGCGGCAGCCGGTCGCCGGAGACGGGAGGTTCGCGTCGCCGGAGAGTGAACGCCCGCCGAGAGACGCGAGAGCGAGAGGGGAAGGCCGGGTGGGTTTCGGTTTGCTTCTAGACGAGGGTGCTTTTGGACCCCGGCCTGCCTAGGAATTGGGTTCCTGGGCTGCGCCGACGCAGGCCCGCGGCCCGGGCCCGGAACCCGACTTGTCTCTGCCTCTCCCACCCACGGGCCACGCGGAGCCGAGTCGGCATCATTCCATCGTCTTAttctctctctcctccccgaTTCCCCACCCCCACCCACACCCATCGCACCAAATTCCTATCTAGGGTTTGGTTCCCCCGTCCGGTCTCTCTCGATCAGGTAACTCTCCCTTGCCATCCGCCCTCCCGCCCGATCCGATCCAGCGATTCGAGGCCTAGCATCTCCGTCGATGAATTTCCCCCCATTTTTTGCGCGCCAAGTTTCGGCTGAATCGGCCGGTCGTTGCTCGTAGATTTATAAATTTGTTGGAATTTTTCTGAGGGGGAGGCTAGATTCCCCTCCTTCCGGAAGTAAATAAATAAGGATGATCGTCTAGGGTTTATTTCGGTGGATTATATGTTCCGTAGACCTGTTAGCTTTTGTGTGACCACCATGGTGGTGTCTTGATTGGAGCTTAAAGGATTGTGTAGCCATGGATAAGGGCCTCTTCGCCAACGACGGCTCCTTCATGGAGAGATTCAAGCAGATGCAGCAGGAGATGCAGGACAAGGAGAAGCCCGCAGCCCCCGCCACCACCGCTGGTGCTGTCTCCTCTGCGCCGGCCAAGCCTGTCAACCCTAAGACGCCCCTTGTCATTGCGGCAAACAGGAGGCCGCTTGAGGTGAAGAAGGCTGGCTCGGTTTTGTCGGGCGGGAAGCTGGCCTTTAGCCTCAAGAAGAACAAGATCCCCATTGTGCCTGTCAAGTTTGGAGccgaggaggacgacgacgatgacgTTGCCGGTGTGGAGAGGGGGGATCATGCGAAGCGGCACAAATCCATTGATGCTCACTCAGCTGCTGCCCCAGCTAGGGTTGTTGGTAATCATTTTGTTTCATTTGCTGCTATTACTGTATTTCTTTCTTATGAATACTCTCTGAGATCATATGCCCTTACCATGGGTAGTAGCTATAAGGGCTTCGAATTTTGACAAATATTTTTGAACATTAGAGATGTTGTATCTTCTATGCACATGTGCACAATTGTGATCAAGATTGTCTCAAATGTGATGAACTTATTCTGAGCTAAACATGTTGGTGCAAAAAACAGTTGTTTCTTGGCTCTTGACCTGAGAATTGCAATACTTACAAAGATACACTGCTTATCTGATATTTTAATCAGCATAGTATTTAAAGCTTACCTGTCAACTTAACTAATAAAATCAATTGACATTGCACAACACCAGTGAAACTCTGCTTTTGCCTAGCCATGCATAAATTAGTAGCTTGTCAAATATGAACTTCAGTCCTCAGCATCTAATATTCTCCAACTGATATTATTTAACTGATAAAATCAATTTACATTGCACACCACCAGTGAAACTCTGCTTTTTCCTAGCTATGCATAAATTAGTAGCTTGTCAAATATGGACATCAGTCCTCGGCATCTGTAATATGCTCCAACTCCtattatttaactaataaaatcaATTTACATTGCACACTACCAGTGAAACTCTGCTTTTGCCTAGCCATCCTTACATTAGTAGCTTGTCTAATATGGACATCAGTTCTCAGCACCTGTAATATGTTCCAAATGCTATTAGCAGCAGAAAGTTGTGAAGGTTTTGGTTTTTCTTATGGCTGCAGCTTATAGATTAACTGTATCGACATGGCTGGGAAGGATGTTGATTGAAAGGGTTGGAAATATGGCGCTACTGCTACTGCAGTAATTTGCATTCCCTTGTTCACGCGCTTGATATTAATGAGTTCTTAAGTGACATGCAGCCTCAGCACCACCAAATGATATGACAGTGAGGCAGGTTGCTGACAAATTAGCAAGCTTTGTTGCCAAAAATGGGAGACAGTTTGAGGATATTACACGCCAGAAGAATCCTGGAGATTCACCATTCAAGTATGACGGCCATAGCTTTGCTTATCAACGCAAAAAAAATGCTTACATTAAATTTGGAGATCAAAATTGCATCATTAACTATTGCAATAATAAATTCTTAACCTTGGTTATTTGCAGGTTTCTGTTTGATAAGAACTGTTCAGACTACAAATATTATGAGACTCGGCTTGCTGAAGAGGAAAAGGTGCATGCTCAGACAAAGGATGCTCAGGCTTCAAAAATTGGTTCGTGTCAGACAATATCATTACTTTTGGTATCACTTATCATCTATGCAAGTTCTGATGGCATATGTTCTTGGTAAAATGCAGTTAATTCAAGCACTGCAAGCTCCATAGCACATACTGGTGCACACAGAAGCTCATTTGAACAAAGATCTAACTATCAAACGCCTGCTTCCGCTTTATATGGTGCATATGAAGGTAGTTCTTCCCAGGGAAGCTCATCTGGTCATGGTAAGTTACTTGAGGTGTCTTTGTGGATCACTTTCCTTTTCTTAAGCTTGCGTGCTACTCTGGTTCGATTGCTTCCACACTATTCCAAGGTTGGGTACGCATGTTACGTAATGTTCTCTTGAGTTCGCAGTTCTGCTCCGCCAGTTAATTGTCATCTGATTTTCTTCCCTGAGTTTTTTGACATGCTCTGTACTGTAGTATTCATGTGGCCTAATGCATAGAATGGACATATTATGATGTGCCTTTATGTGAACAACTGAACTCTATATCCTGTTATCATCCTACATTATAGTTTTCTTCAGAAGATGATATGTCTTTTATCTAGCAGTTCGATCCTTTTTTCTGTTTCGTAAATTTTAGTTGGTTGATGCTGTCTCATGTTATTACAGGTGGTCAAAGTATGTCTGCACCCTCAGATCCAGTAGCATTGATGGAATTCTACATGAAGAAAGCTGCACAGGAAGAACGGAAGAGACCACCAAGGCAGTCAAAAGACGAAATGCCACCACCTCCATGCCTTATTCAGGGTACATTTTTCACATTTATTGTTCGTCGCTCTGATGCAAGGTTGTAGAGACTTGATATTTACTAttcatcttttctttctttcCAGGTCCTCCTAAGAAGGGACACCACATGGGGGACTTCATTCCTCAAGAAGAACTCGAGAAGTTCATGGCACGCTGTAATGATGCTGCAGCACAAAAGGCTACCAAAGAAGCTGCAGAGAAGGCTAAGATTCAGGCCGATAATATTGGGCACAAGCTTCTCTCTAAGATGGGCTGGAGGGAAGGTTAGTCCTCAAATTGAAAACTAAACACCAAAGTTCCAGTTCTAGTAAATGCCTGTTTGGCATTAGGGTCTTACTTGGCCTGTTGGATTCTCTTTTATAACAAGAAATCCAAATGAAACAATTAATCCCGTATTTCCTAATAATCCATTTGGGTGGCTGGTGAATTGTTAAGTTTATGTCTGCATGCATTCCCGCTAGCCTCCGCCCTGTTGAACACTTCCGCTCAGTGACCTTATTAGTCTATGATATTGTACTCAATTCAGTTGTAGGTGCTAAATGTAGTTTACTGTGCAGGTGAGGGTCTTGGCAGCGAGAGAAGTGGCCGTGCAGATCCCATTATGGCTGGAGATGTGAAGCAGGACCACCTTGGTGTTGGTGCTATCCAACCTGGTGAGGTGTCATCTGAAGATGACATCTACGAGCAATACAAGAAGCGAATGATGCTAGGCTACCGCCATAGGCCAAACCCACTGGTATACTGCCCAGCCAAGCCATGACCTTCTTCTTTAATGAATGATCTGTTATATACTTTTGTCTCATATATGTTGTGATATTTCCTGCAGAACAACCCAAGGAAACAATACTACTGATACAAGGGGAGGTCAGCTGGGGGGAGACGTAAGAAACCAATTTTGCTGCACTGTTTTGCTCACAGAACTAACTGCTGCTTTGGGAAATGACTAACAGTATTGAAAGCTTTGTTCATCAGCAGAGAAGCCCAGAGGTTGATTTATTCAGCAAGTAACTTGGAATGCCACAGCTTTGGGGCTTCCTGGGGTTCTGCAGTAGCTTTGCTGTTTTAGTGTTTGTTTAAGTACTACTACGAATGTGTCCTACGGTGGTGTTTTATGCCAAAGTTGATGTTTCAAATGGTGATGTATTTCTACCTCTGTTGGTGGACAATGTAACTTTGTGATTATGGATTTTCTGCTGGTACTTCCTTCAGTTGATTATACTGCTTCTTATTTTGGTGCAAAGCGTGTGTGTGGTTGTAGTTGCTGTTGGTTGCTTTTTTTAGCTACTCTGTCAGGGTTTATTAGGCAGCCTCATATTTTGGGTTAAAGTTTGACCATAGATTTAttaactaataaaatataaaGTGTGTCACAGACATTACACTGTGATAACCTCTTTTGAATACAAATTCAACAGTATACTTTTTGTACCatatattttatattttattagtCATATAGATGGTCAAAATTTGACCCAAAGTACAGAAGACACAATAAACTTAGGGGAATGGAGTAACTTACATATGCAATGCTAAAGGAACTGAAATCTGGGCCCTGAATTTGCGAGTTCTTGGGCACTACGATGAATTGTATTGATAGACGTCATCTGCGGGGAGTGATGTCGAGTTTTTTTTTTATGAAACTAGCAAACATGTCCGTGCGTTGTCATGGAAGAAAAAATATATCTTCAACACGGGTATCCAACCATCATTGTGGCTATCCTTTATCCCGGACAAACTTGCTGGTTGGTACTTTTGGCCACAACAATGTACATACGTGCAAATGGATGGATTTTCTGAGAGGCTTCCTAGCTAGTATGCCAAGTTATCCTTTTTTGGTGAGTAGAAGCGCACATACACAATGCACCAAGTCACGATGGACTTCATGCGACATCGCCGCTCCATGGCGGTGTCTGCTTGATTTCACCGGGTCCTCAAATCTTACAAGGTGGTGTCGGTGTTGTAGTATATGTTTGACGAGCATGATGTGTGACCCAGCAGTCGGTATTTTTGGACGAAGAAACACATCAACAGAATTACTTTGCGGTACATGCAAAGCCAATTTAGAGAAATGTCTTAATTGATCTGTACACTGGATCAAGTACGTAGCAAGAGCTAGCTGGACTgattaaaatttcagcccaagcTGGACAAACACTAATAAGTTTAACCCAAGCTGGAAAAACACTGATTATGACTTTTTAGAAAACTCGCATGACAAATAGGTGTCTTCCTTTCTTTGCCGGGTTAGTTAGTTGCCGCGGGTCGATCTATTCCGATGGTCCATGCATATTGTGGCATTTTGGACTTTTTTATCATCGAATCACTCTCTTTCCcggtgctctctctctctctctctctctctctctctctctctatatatatatatatatatatatatatatatatatccactctCTTACGCATTAAGAACAACTTACTGGTGAAGCTAAGCTAAATCATCATAAGTCAATACTTTAGCTGGCACAAAATCATCTATTTCACACAACATATGTATTCAAGATACTGCTGTCAGTTATTTCAAGTATTCATGGTGCAATTGTTTCAAGCATTTTTCCTAACTGATATTATTAGAGCATACTTACTGAGTCGTATATTTTGGTCCTTTATAAGATTGACGGATATATTTGAACACTGGAAAAAATAATGCATGGCGAGTAACCGGCTAGATTCTGAGATTAAATGGGAGATTGGCAATACCAAATCAATCATCATCTGGCCTTCTGTTTCAATAGCACTTAACTTCGATCATGGCATACAATTCAGTCAGGAAGGCATCTACTTGCAGAATAATATGCATGCATAGGAATGCATCTACTTGCTGAATATATGCAGTCCGCAATCAAAATATTGTATCACAATTTTTGTAAGCAACATCTAAGATTTTGTAAGCTCTGAAACTAAAAGACGAACAAATGCAAGAATTGAAAGATAAAAGAAGCTAACTGGGCATGATGCCATCGGGTTGTATGCCATGCTCGAGGCAGTAGAGCCCCTCGGTATATCTTGCCAAGCTCTCCCCCCGGCCAGCCGTAGAGCAGCCGCGAGCTGCTTTTGGACTCTCCTTCGGCGCCGCCCCAGATCAGCCAGCGGGGAAAGTCGCCGCGCCGCTGCAACCAGCCTGCCACGCCGCCTTGCCTAACGTTGCGTACCCAAAGGAAACCCACCACGGGAGAGAAGGAGGTGGTGGTGTGGCTGAGCAGTAGAGGCGGAGGAGAAGAGGGATCTGCGCTGCAGTGGGCGGAGGCCTGGTGCTCCCGACCGCCACAGTCTTAGGTGGTGCTGTCATGGGCCATGGCCCGGCGCGCTGCTGATGCTACCGTCGCCAGCTCGCCTCGCCGGATCCTGATCCGACCTAAAATCAGGGATAGTTGCTCCTTTCGATCCATTCTCGGTGTTCCTTCGTTTCCTTGTTGGGTTAATTCTTTTTCGCCTCCTTTCCTTGGGTACCCAATTCTTCTTGTTGATCCTCCAAACTGCTTAAGTATATGAACCGGTAGAATCTTTATCTTTACCTCTTTATCTTTATTTTTATCTTTACCTATACTAATAAACCAGCGATTTCTTCTGGCCGTACGTCGTCGGATTTTTTTACAGAAAAGTCCTGCTGTTTCTGAGAAATTAACCCGCAGTCCTTTCTTAAGTGAGAAAGACGTTTCGTTCAGAAATTTTACAAATAAAACCCTGTAGTTTCACGGATTCAATCTGCGGTCCTCTTTCTCCCTCGCTTCCCGATCCCAGCCGCCAGGAGGCGCCCCACCCCGCACGAGCCTCGATCCGGTGCCGCGAGCTAAATGGGGGCGGGTGCGACGTCTTGCTCCCGTGGCGACGGCGTCCTGCTGATCCAAAGAAAGATGGAGCCAGGGCATGAGGGAGAGAGGAaagagaggaaggagaaggggcaCAAGGTGAGGGAGGCGGTCGCCGGCGATGGCAGCTCCGGTGACCGGCCGACGGGCAGGGAGGCGAGCTCCTGTtgaggcggcggagctcggtACGAGCTAGTTCGTCCGGATCGAGCCTTGGCTTTCCCGAGGCGCGCGGTTGCGGGCTTGGATCTGGGTGATTCTTCTCCCCCGCCCTCCCTCCATGGCCAACGACACGAGGTGCAGCGACCTCTTCCGCCCCCCGCCATGGCTCCTCTCTATCCCCCCACCAGCACCCTCCTCACCCCTTCCCCACTCCCGGCTGATCCCCAAGGCTGCCCCCTCCCTCTCTCATTTGATCTGGTCTGGACGATCACTGGACCGAGCTCGATACCACACTGCCTGTCTTGGATGGCCGGAACATATTGTTGGCCATCTCACACTCTGGTTGCAGCAATTGGATGTGCCCTGTGAAACCTGCAACATTTGAGCATTGCAAGCGGCGGTATGGCAGTCTGAATCCTGACGTTCTTGGGAGTGCAGGTGAGGACAATCCTAATTTGTTAGCTCCAGACAACCGACAAAAGAATATGGGTTTCCATTCCCGTGCCAGTTTTCTACCGCGTGACTAGCTTGCAACCTTCGAATAACCTTGTTAGTTCTAATAGGTTGAGCATTTGTTGGAAATAGGGGACTGAGACCCATAGCTCCTTAAAAAAGGATGTATTTCCTCTCAATCACTGCACAAGCAAACAAGTAATTCCTGGTTAGTTGTATTCGTTTTGTTATATTTATGAGAACTGCCTTTTCAAACAGGAGAAGAACGGCTATCTTGCTTTTCTAAAATCAACAGGAGCTCGGTATGGAAAATGTTGGATATTCTCGAAGAAATACTTGCGATGAAGGGTAGCCATTGTTTGCATGCTTCCTCCCTGTGTAAGAATTTCATAACTATTGTATTGTAAGTATTGtgctccctccgtaaactaatataagagcgtttagaatactaaagtagtgatctaaacgctcttatattagtttacagagggagtagttagCTTTTTTTGGGCACATCCATAAATAAACCAATTTCTGTATAATGATTTAGGGTGCATTTGGTTCCTAAGCCATCCTCTCAAGCTCCCACTTCGATAGTTGTGATCCCTGGGTCTGCGAAGCCAGGTTTGCAGAAGAAATTGGGGGGCTCAAGTCTGCAATCAAGGGAGTCTGCATGGTGGTCTCTGTTGTTTGAAGGCAAGGTGCTCGGGAATGAGCCACTGGCTAAATCGTTTGGTGATCTCAAGGATGTGTGCTCTGATGTGGGAAACGTGGTCGACGACAAGCTCTGACTACTACAGGCTCCAACAAGTTAGAATTAATTTAGTTGTGGTTTTATATTGCAAAACACGGTGAAATTAGAATTTATCCGGGTTTCTTTGTTTAGGTGGTGCTGTAGAAATAGCAATGTCGATGCTACTGTCAATTGTTTTCTTCAGTTCGTACGTGCTACTAAAGATGCACTCGATCTGCCTTTGCTCGGTTCCTGAAAATTGCTACGTTGATTTTGTTTTGAATTTGCAAGCATGTAGATTAAATCCAAATGTCCAATGATAAGAAAATATTAACCTTTTATCTATAGAAGTGTACACCGAAATATCAGCGATTTGCCAAGACTACAGATTTTTGTTATTATTTTTGTTAATCGCATTAGATAATTACGGCTATTTGGATTAGTCTTCAATCCTAATGCTTTGAAAATGAAAGCAATAGTTCTATATACCTTCTAATCACTGGGGTTCTTGTGTTATCCTTCCTAGAATTGTTTATTATCTTCAATCTTTATCTTCATGCTTCTATTCTGAACCAATAAACTTGAACAGCTACAAGAAGCATCTTTCCATGGAGCTTAAATACCTTTTCCAATACATAGTTAATCAACCGACGAAAGGATTGGGTATTGAGCTTCTTGTACTTGAGGTTTGTTGTCTATGTCGAAACTTTCTTGCTGTCTGAAGTTTAAATTGATGTACCATGTAGAAACTCTTCAGCAAATGGCAAATGTACAGTACACTAAGAACATGACTGATGAACAGGATGCTATGTCAGGAAGTGAAACGTTGTGGCTTCAAGGAGTGAAGTAATTGGATTGGGATCATGGAGTAAATCAAACGAGGATGCAACTCATGTTCGTGTAGGTGAGACACTTATTAACTCTGTAGCAAATAGTTCACATGGTACAGCTAGCTGTGGTGCAGAGGGTAGATAGTTTTAGTACTCAGACTTGCAGAGGGTATCACATGGTACACATGGTACAGCTAGCTGTGGTGCAGAGGGTAAATAGTTTTAGTACTCTGCTGTCCTTTCGTAATGGCAATGTAGCAGCTGTGTGATACGTTTGCAACACGGAGTCTTCACTGCATATTAcataccggaaccgatatgtgtTTGTCGACATAAAATTCTAACCTGAATTTGCTATTCAGGTGGCAAATCCAATAATTTATGTAGTGTATTTGCATTTTGCAAGATAATTTGGCTGCCAAAGTGCTACATCATATCTCACTGGACCTATTGAGTAAGTGGTAATTTTTCATTTATATATCATTCAAATTTCTATATGCACTGTTCATAGATTCCTTGCATTGTTCAGTTACCAATTTTCGTAAGGGTCATACTTATTGGACCATGGCACACCCTGCCAATGCAGGTTGCTTCCATGACTATACTTCAAATAGGGGTATATTAGTTTGTCTCTCATCATCAAACTTTGGACCCTCTTTACATGGGCATTTTTTTTCAAAGCGTACTCGTACAAAATAAACTGTATTGGTTTTCAGTTTATATCTGTCCATGGTTATGCTCACATCACAAATTTTGACAGCTAGACAGTTCCCGAGTTCAGTCCAACCGAAACACTGCATTTATCTTTCTCGATGAGTATGGCAGAATCCAACATCCATTCAACCCTAAATTGGGGCTCCATGGCTACCAACCGATGGAGCAAGAATGGAGACCACCCTCTCCTCCTCCAATTTGGAGCTCCACGGCCGCCATTCAACAGGCGCTGCCGTCGTTGCCTCCTCACCGCCTCACCTGGGAGAGCACAGGCGCCAACATCGCCCACGACCCGCCACATGTTCGGTCAACAAGCTGTAGTTCAATTAGGTCTGTTGCTCCTCTTACATGCAGAGCCTTGGGAGATCATGGTCTTCTCTCATTCTCTTGTGAACAATATATGCACTGTAGGTATGCGAAAAGAAATATTGTATTGCTTGGAAAAAGATATGCGAAATTAGCAGGCATCAATTTGGCCATGTTTACAAGCTATTAGATGTGCATTTTTAAGATGCGGTAGTCATACTTTGTACTGGAATTTGACTAATAATTCTATTGCTTAATGCCTTTCTATTCTTTCTCATTTGAACCATAATGAAGATGATACGGTCAAATTATTTGAGGTGACCCATCCTGGTTTATTTTCTCATTGTCATATAAAGTGCCAAATATTAATATTCTACATTTGCTGCCAATATTTTACAaattagctttatttatttattgttgTGCATCTTTTTCTTTTCTTGAGATGCTTCTATATATATTTGCTGCCCACGACCCTTTTGTTGGTTACTTAAAATAATCGACATGTTTTTTTTCTATACCTCACTCTTTCTTGGTGTTCCTGTTTTCCGTAGAATCAGCATGGTATATTTCATAGTTGATGCAGTTCTGCCGTTGTAGGCGTGCTTTTCTGGTACAGGGATGAGAGTTCTATTTTTTTTTAGAACATACTGTAAGGATAGTTCAGCAGAAACTTTCACAAAGTAATAGTGATGTATTGCCTATGCCCGTGATATTGTTCCAACTTTCAGGAAGTGGTATCGAGGAACGTGTTTCTTGATGAAGGATCAAAGGCAGATAGTTGAAGTGGAACATGCAAAAGTATGAAAATTCGTGGGCAGTCTGTTGCTTCTTTTAGGGGAGGTGACGGTGGTTCCTTTATTGGTATCAAATAATAGTTACACTGTTTATGAGATTACATTGAGAAAAGCTCAGGGTTCATTGGCCCAATTACAGTGGTTTTTACCGTAAAAACTAAAGCTAGCTAGCTCTTGTGTCATCTCATTCGCTTCTCTTCCATGGTGCTTGCAtttgatcttccaatttgatttaCAATTTAAGCATTAGTTTGTGAAGCCGATGGATTGATGAAGCGCATAGGGGTCGGGGGAGAGACACGATGCGAGAGAGAAACTTTAGCGCTTGTTTCGACGCACATTCATTCCCCGCCCTTTCTCTTCAGCGAAGCACATACTTATACGTACTCTAATCTAAGCATCACAGAAGTGAATTATAACTTGGAAACTGTTTTAAAAAAATTCTATAGGGATAACCCATTAGTATTTGATTGAATAACTTTGAAGCAGTTACTATTTTGAAAATAGGATGCCGTGTAGAAATAGAAGGCGGCAATCTCCATCCATGTTTTCTCAAGGTCCCGTTTTCTCCCGTTGCATcgcacgggcatttgtgctagtTGTATCTAAAGAAGTGAGGTGGGACAGGAGAAGAGGTTCTGAGTTCTATCTAAGCTCCCACTTGCCTGGCTCATTGCCACACCGAAACAAAATCGGCAGTTGAACGTTGCTTAGACAACGTACGGCTTATTCTAGATGGACAAATTTTTAGTACCACCTcaaatctatacctactaataataCCACCTCGGATATAGAAAATAATATAGGTGAaaaaaactgaaagcgtaaatttacggaaagaagcgtattgtgacggtaaACCCATAGAGTCAACCCATGCTTTATTATTAAGAAAAAAGATTGATATTGTTACCTTAACCAGCGTATAGTGATATAAACAGTCAGGTCTAGAAAATATTCAGGAGCTCTTGGGTAATATTAAATGTAAAAAATATCCAAAAAAAACTAAGATTTTGGGATATCAACCAGGGTTCCCGATCTACTTCCTTGTGAATTTTCTTGAAAAAATACCAGGGAACGTACGTGTGGTGAAGGAAATACTGTCCGAACAAAAAATCCATCCAAATAGTTTTTTCTACACATAGGAATTTTTTGTCTTTTTGCCACGAATACATTTCCTGGTAAATTTTTTCAAGAAATTTCACATGGGAGTAGATCGGGAACCCGGGTTGATATCCCAAAATCTCAGTTTTTTTTCCAAATTTCTCAgtatttttttgaatttaatGTTTGTATAGGGGCGTGGAACACCTGGGTGCTACAAATCCGTTTCCGTTAGGCCTTCCTTATTCTGAAACAAGTGCCAATGTTTCTTTCTTTCTAAAATTTGCTTTACTAAAATT
Protein-coding sequences here:
- the LOC125509003 gene encoding SURP and G-patch domain-containing protein 1-like protein codes for the protein MDKGLFANDGSFMERFKQMQQEMQDKEKPAAPATTAGAVSSAPAKPVNPKTPLVIAANRRPLEVKKAGSVLSGGKLAFSLKKNKIPIVPVKFGAEEDDDDDVAGVERGDHAKRHKSIDAHSAAAPARVVASAPPNDMTVRQVADKLASFVAKNGRQFEDITRQKNPGDSPFKFLFDKNCSDYKYYETRLAEEEKVHAQTKDAQASKIVNSSTASSIAHTGAHRSSFEQRSNYQTPASALYGAYEGSSSQGSSSGHGGQSMSAPSDPVALMEFYMKKAAQEERKRPPRQSKDEMPPPPCLIQGPPKKGHHMGDFIPQEELEKFMARCNDAAAQKATKEAAEKAKIQADNIGHKLLSKMGWREGEGLGSERSGRADPIMAGDVKQDHLGVGAIQPGEVSSEDDIYEQYKKRMMLGYRHRPNPLNNPRKQYY